A single Mus caroli chromosome 15, CAROLI_EIJ_v1.1, whole genome shotgun sequence DNA region contains:
- the Pfkm gene encoding ATP-dependent 6-phosphofructokinase, muscle type isoform X2, with protein MTHEEHHAAKTLGVGKAIAVLTSGGDAQGMNAAVRAVVRVGIFTGARVFFVHEGYQGLVDGGEHIREATWESVSMMLQLGGTVIGSARCKDFREREGRLRAAHNLVKRGITNLCVIGGDGSLTGADTFRSEWSDLLNDLQKDGKITAEEAKKSSYLNIVGLVGSIDNDFCGTDMTIGTDSALHRIVEIVDAITTTAQSHQRTFVLEVMGRHCGYLALVTSLSCGADWVFIPECPPDDDWEEHLCRRLSETRTRGSRLNIIIVAEGAIDKNGKPITSEDIKNLVVKRLGYDTRVTVLGHVQRGGTPSAFDRILGSRMGVEAVMALLEGTPDTPACVVSLSGNQAVRLPLMECVQVTKDVTKAMDEKRFDEAIKLRGRSFMNNWEVYKLLAHVRPPVSKGGLHTVAVMNVGAPAAGMNAAVRSTVRIGLIQGNRVLVVHDGFEGLAKGQIEEAGWSYVGGWTGQGGSKLGTKRTLPKKNLEQISANITKFNIQGLVIIGGFEAYTGGLELMEGRKQFDELCIPFVVIPATVSNNVPGSDFSIGADTALNTICTTCDRIKQSAAGTKRRVFIIETMGGYCGYLATMAGLAAGADAAYIFEEPFTIRDLQVNVEHLVQKMKTTVKRGLVLRNEKCNENYTTDFIFNLYSEEGKGIFDSRKNVLGHMQQGGSPTPFDRNFATKMGAKAMNWMSGKIKESYRNGRIFANTPDSGCVLGMRKRALVFQPVTELKDQTDFEHRIPKEQWWLKLRPILKILAKYEIDLDTSDHAHLEHISRKRSGEAAV; from the exons GTATGAATGCTGCCGTCAGGGCTGTGGTCCGAGTTGGTATCTTCACGGGCGCTCGCGTCTTCTTTGTCCAtgag GGTTACCAAGGCCTGGTGGACGGTGGCGAGCACATCAGGGAGGCCACGTGGGAGAGCGTGTCTATGATGCTTCAGCTG GGTGGCACGGTGATTGGAAGTGCCCGATGCAAGGACTTCCGGGAGCGAGAAGGACGACTCCGGGCCGCCCACAACCTGGTGAAGCGGGGGATCACCAATCTGTGTGTCATCGGAGGCGATGGCAGCCTCACTGGGGCTGACACTTTCCGTTCAGAGTGGAGCGACTTGCTGAATGATCTCCAGAAAGACG GGAAGATCACAGCCGAGGAGGCTAAAAAGTCCAGCTACCTGAACATCGTGGGCCTGGTTGGCTCAATCGACAATGACTTCTGTGGCACTGATATGACCATTGGTACTGACTCTGCCCTGCACAGGATTGTGGAGATCGTAGACGCCATCACCACCACGGCTCAGAG CCACCAGAGGACATTTGTGTTAGAAGTGATGGGCCGCCACTGTGG ATACCTGGCCCTTGTCACCTCTCTGTCCTGTGGGGCCGACTGGGTTTTTATTCCTGAGTGTCCGCCAGACGATGACTGGGAAGAACACCTTTGTCGCCGGCTCAGTGAG ACAAGGACCCGTGGCTCTCGTCTCAACATCATCATTGTTGCTGAAGGTGCCATCGACAAGAACGGGAAGCCAATCACCTCAGAAGACATCAAGAAC CTGGTGGTGAAGCGCCTTGGATATGACACCAGGGTCACTGTTCTGGGACATGTACAGCGGGGTGGGACACCATCAGCCTTTGACCGGATCCTG GGCAGCAGGATGGGTGTAGAAGCAGTGATGGCACTTTTGGAGGGGACCCCAGACACCCCAGCCTGTGTGGTGAGCCTCTCTGGTAACCAGGCTGTGCGTTTGCCCCTCATGGAGTGCGTCCAGGTG ACCAAAGACGTGACCAAGGCTATGGATGAGAAGAGATTTGATGAAGCCATTAAGCTGAGAGGCCG GAGCTTCATGAACAACTGGGAGGTATACAAGCTTCTAGCTCATGTCAGACCCCCAGTCTCTAAG GGCGGGTTGCACACAGTGGCCGTGATGAATGTGGGGGCCCCAGCTGCTGGCATGAATGCCGCTGTTCGCTCTACCGTGAGGATTGGCCTTATCCAGGGCAACCGGGTGCTGGTCGTACATGATGGCTTTGAGGGTCTGGCCAAAGGTCAG ATTGAGGAGGCTGGCTGGAGCTATGTTGGAGGCTGGACTGGTCAAGGTGGTTCCAAACTTGGTACTAAAAG GACTCTCCCCAAGAAGAACCTGGAACAGATCAGTGCCAACATAACCAAGTTTAACATCCAGGGCCTTGTCATCATTGGGGGCTTTGAG GCTTACACAGGGGGCTTGGAGCTGATGGAGGGCAGGAAGCAGTTTGATGAGCTCTGCATCCCGTTTGTGGTCATTCCGGCCACGGTTTCCAATAACGTCCCTGGGTCAGACTTCAGCATCGGGGCTGACACAGCACTGAACACCATCTGCACG ACTTGTGACCGGATTAAGCAGTCTGCAGCAGGCACCAAACGTCGGGTGTTTATCATCGAGACTATGGGTGGCTACTGTGGCTACCTGGCCACCATGGCAGGGCTGGCCGCTGGGGCTGATGCTGCCTACATTTTTGAGGAGCCCTTCACCATTCGAGATCTCCAG GTGAATGTTGAACATCTGGTGCAGAAGATGAAAACAACTGTGAAGAGAGGCCTGGTGCTGAG GAATGAGAAATGCAATGAGAACTACACTACTGACTTCATTTTCAACCTGTACTCTGAGGAGGGGAAGGGCATCTTTGACAGCAGGAAGAACGTGCTTGGCCACATGCAGCAG GGTGGAAGCCCAACTCCCTTTGACAGGAATTTTGCCACTAAGATGGGTGCTAAGGCTATGAACTGGATGTCTGGGAAAATCAAGGAGAGTTATCGTAATG GACGGATCTTTGCCAACACCCCTGACTCGGGCTGCGTTCTGGGGATGCGTAAGAGGGCCCTGGTCTTTCAGCCAGTGACTGAGCTGAAGGACCAGACAGATTTCGA GCACCGAATCCCCAAAGAACAGTGGTGGCTGAAGCTGAGGCCAATCCTCAAAATCCTAGCCAAGTATGAGATAGATCTGGACACCTCTGACCACGCCCACCTGGAGCACATTTCAAGGAAGCGGTCTGGAGAAGCTGCTGTCTAG